Genomic DNA from Lactuca sativa cultivar Salinas chromosome 8, Lsat_Salinas_v11, whole genome shotgun sequence:
AAAAACCACCTACTTCACTATTCTTAAGGATGGTCCTCCTTTAATATCTATATAAGAATTAAAACTACAATGACTAAAGTGCAATTATTAAATAGTTGAGCAAAGTGCTCCAGAACCATGCACCAAGGTGGTGGACAGTTTTAGAGGTCCTTTTGGATAACTAGGAAGCTGGATAAATACCAAAAATaagataatattattttattggtttgTGGCTTATCTAGAGTTTCCTTgttacactatataaagaccctaaGGCATTCATATTTTAGGCACTAAACCCTTAGAGAGCATATGCCAAAAATTCCCTCCTTCCTCCTCTCTTCTCAACATTCTTCTTGCTAGCttaggtgtgaaccattagaggcacgacatttatggtgcttgcttccaaaggatcaaaaggtatgtattctttctttctaaatttcaaaaaatacCTAGGTATCCTTAGGGTTCTTATTTGATGTTTATAATTGTaaatataattagagaaaacatagatctttgttagggttgcatgcacacataagagtttatttgttttgcataaaACCAATCACACACATATATACCGAGCATTTCATGTtacatttttttaaattcaaaaaagaTAAAGAGTGATCTATGTGATTTTGGTTTGTCAAGACTTTCTTAATAAAGGACGGGAGACCGAattaaaaaaaaaggggggggggggagggggtatATATGCGCCAACCTTTATTCACCATCTTCTACTAGCCACACTACCACCCGCTTTAAGGCATCTATACCCACCACCATCTCGTCCCCGTACCATCACAATTGATCAACACCAACACCATCGCCAACGTCACCGACAAATACATCAAGAAGCCATATTATCATTTTCTTTTACATAGAGACCTACAAAAACCAAATTCAAACTTATGTATTTTTTTTGCTGCTTTATCTCTTGCTTTATGGCTGCGACTCGGTCAAAAACAAGATTTTACTTTGACTTTGATTATACAATGAgataatgacttgatagggtaagatactttttgaaatgtacaaaTTTAAtccttattttttttcttgtaaaataagcccttatactttattttttgtaacaatgcaatccttgtgatcggCTATACCCAGTATACCGGTCATATACAAATTTTCTTTTAGGGcaaatgacttgatagggtaagatagtttttgaaatgtacacatttagtccttattattttttttttaaaataaacccttatactttattaatatgtacacattaggtcATTTTCACCGAATTCTACAGGTTTTGTTGATGTGGAAGCACAAGTGACACTAAATAGCAATTAATTAGCTTAGTCACCGGAGGTGAATGATCCTCTAGCAACAAGAAAAGGGCGACGACCCTTCTCTTTCCGGTCGAACAACAATAGCCAAACACCCTTTACCTGTTGTGTTTCTCCAATCTGTCTCTCTTTGCCTCCATCTTTGAGATATGTTgccagaaaaagaagaaagaatcgaCGAGGGGGCTACCAGAGCAGCTCCTCGCCGCCAACTACCGTCTCTACTTCCTCCTGCCTCCCCCTTCTACCTTGTTGTTTTTGCCATCATTCCTCCTTGCTACCAGTGATGTATAGGAACACACAAAGGAGTCGCCGAAGATCGGGGTTCTCTCTCTTtttcatgatgaataaaagttggaaaaatctcgTTGTGGATATGTGGATGCCACCTAAGTATTTCAtttcaacaaaataaaagaaagggaaaataacttgatagggtaagatactttttgaaatgtacacatttagtccttatttttttttttttttgtaaaataaacccttccaCGTCAGTAAAATCTGTAGAATCCGGTGAAACTgacctaatgtgtacatattaataaaatataagggtttattttacaagaaaaaaagtataagaactaaatgtgtacatttcaaaaaatatcttaccctatcaagttATTATCCCTTATACAAAAAGACGCATATGAACAAGTCCAACTCAACTTACACAAGCCACATTTAGatgatatatatatgttttttgaaaaatttcaggTTTCTATATAAAAATGATTTAAAATAACGCATTAGGGTAAAATGattaattttttctttttgataaagttaaggtttttttttttgagataaaATGAAGGTTAGTTTCCCTGTATAAAACTGAAAAATAGATGGTTATTTACTGCATTTGTTATATCATCAAAATTACGTCTATAAACGAAATTCCTTCTTCAATAGAAAATATATAAGTATTATTTATTGGGCAATAATTCAGTTTTTACTTTTTTGGTTATTTCTTTTGTCTATCTCCTAAAAGAAATCGTTGGAGCAGCCTGGATCCGAAGACTGGTTTATTGCATTGTGAATCACAATTCGATTCGCTCTCTCAAATCGGAGACAACAACCCTTCCACAACTCGAAGCAACTCAGTCATCATCGCCGGTTTTTCCATCGATTACACGAACCAGCAAAACCCTCTTGTTTCAGATCCTGATTCGATAGCAGATCTTGTTTCCACATCTTATGCATTTCATTCGTTTATGACTTTTATTCTTATCTTCTGTCCCGGATCTTCGAATTTGATTACAGTAATTCGTTGATTATAAACTCTTATATTGGTCGAAGATATGGCCGGTGGGGTAGCGAATACAGATCAATTCGAGTCGTACTTCAAAAGAGCAGATTTAGATCAAGATGGACGCGTTAGTGGCGCCGAAGCTGTTTCCTTCTTTCAAGCCTCTGGTTTACCTAAATCGGTTCTCGCTCAGGTAACTAATATTGAGCAATTCTACTTCACTATTAGAATTTTGCATTTTTGTGAAGTTAATCtcaattttgatttctaattcaGTCGTTTAACTTTGTTTAATACATACTATGATAATTTTGTGAGAGCGTAAATCTGGTACTAGCAGCAGGTCAGATGTGGTTTGATATATCAGCCACGAATCTGTATTGAGTTACTATAGCTAGATTCTGTCGCCTTTTGTTATGCACAGCTATATATGATTCACATCATCGTTTTACAAGAAGCAATATATATCTTGTAATGTAGCATAGAGATAACTTGGATATTTGGCAATACTATGATTATGTTCATGGATGTATGTATGTTGCTATCTGGAGGTCATATATCATTGGACATGTGTATACACATTGGTAAGGGCTGCATTATCCACAATTCTTTTCATTTGtggtatacacacacacacacacactcaaaaccTCTGATTTTAAAGGTAGAATGTCATTATAACCATTCATTACGCCAGTATTTAGTAGTGGGTAAGAATGACTTGATTTCTGATATCAAGGATTTCACTCTACTCTCTGGAAGTAGGTTACATTACTCCCCCTCTTTTGGTATAAATAGCTTGTACTACATCTTCTGACATGTCCTATAGGCACCTTTGGAATGCAAGGAGTATGACAACATATATGTTTGACTTTTAATCTTTACCCACTAGAGCACCTTTTCTTTTGTTGTACAGTTTGTTGGCTTGAAATTGACATTCatctaaattttgaattttgatactAGTAGTGTGAGATGACAATCGTTGtggtttttgtattttttttgtgaACAAAATTTATTACTTTGTGGTATAATTTAGTGGCCTTGCTTTCCAAAACCTTTAAAGGAGAAATGGTTCTACTTGATCCTACTACCTTGCTTTTGTGTTCCCTATGCATTTATTATCCTTCTTGTTATTTGATAGAAAACACAACTTTGTTAATATGAAAGCTGAGCACATACAGATAAACTGGAAAACATTCTTTAGTTTACTTCACAATCTATAATAGCAAAAACCACACCAGAAATTTATATCTAACAACACAACTGATGGAGTGCAATGAAAACTGGAAAGACCTTAAATATTGCTGTAAAATCATTCTTTTCAAGCTCAACGATTGTATACTTTTACaaataaatttgaattttatattcTACTGCATCTTATCTAGAATCCTTTCTTGCTAACAATTTGTAACACATTTTACAGATATGGACAATTGCTGATCAAAATCGAACTGGTTACCTTGGTAGACAAGAGTTCTTCAATTATCTAAAACTTGTAACTGTTGCACAAAGCAAACGAGACCTTACACCAGATATTGTGAAAGCAGCATTATACGGGCCCGCTTCATCTAAAATCCCTGCACCCCAAATTAACCTCAGTGCCTTACCCGCGGGCCCAGCGCCACCTCAGATGGGTAGCACTCCTATAAGAGCTCCATCTCCACAGGGTTATCCACCTCAGCAAAGTCAAACCATGAGACCACCTCAGTCAACACTTCCCACCACCACATTTCCATCACAACATGGAGGCATGATGTTGGCTCCATCAGGGTCAAGTCTCTCTGCACCACCTAGACCGCAGGGACCCGGGCCCACTAACTTATTGCAAAATCCTGCACCTAAACCAAATGGTACTAATTTGTCAGCAAGTGGAAATGGATTTGTGTCCAGCTCAGCATTTGGCCCTCCATCTCAGGCAAAGAACAATCCTGTGGTTACTGTGTCACCTCCTAGTATTCCTGTCTCTGGTGGGACCCAATTGCCCAATAAGCCAGCTCAACTGCTTCAAGGAAATGTTCCTCATCAAAATCATCAAATGCAACCAAGTTTTAGACCTAATCAACAAGTTCCAGTTCAGAATTCCTCTTCTTTTTCTAATCAGCCCTCACAACCTTGGCCAAAAATGTCACAGTCTAGTGTCCAAAAATATACCAAAGTTTTTATGGAAGTAGATACAGACAGAGATGGAAAAATTAGTGGTGATCAAGCACGCAATTTGTTCTTGAGTTGGAAGTTGCCAAGAGGTAGGTGAAGTTTCATTTTCTTTTGCTTTATTGAGTTTTATATTTAGTAATTTAAATGCACACCCTCTAAACTTGAATATGAATATCCTTAAATTCTTGTTGTTTCAGAGATCTTGAAGCAAGTGTGGGACTTATCTGATCAAGATGATGACAGCATGCTTTCACTCAAGGAATTCTGCATTGCTCTCTACCTTATGGAGAGATTCAGGGAAGGCCGCCCTCTTCCAAAGGTGCTTCCACCCACTATTTTTGAGGGGTCAACATTGCCGCCATCCGGTCAACCACAACCGCAACCACCTGCCGCCACATATGGTGCTCCATTATGGAGACCTCCACCTGGTAAACCCTAAACCATAAACCAGGTTAttaataactttaaaaaaaaaaacaaatcttgaatttttttttgaaggtGTTCAACAAGCACATGGGATGGTGGGCCCACGCCAGGTCACTGGGGGTGCACCAAGACCACCGCGTCCGGTTCCGGTTCCTGTGACTGAGAATGATGAAGATATGCAGCCTAGACAGCGCAAGCCTACGGTTCCTATACTGGAGAAGCATCTAGTGGATCAACTTAGTACAGAGGAGCAAAAATCATTGAGTTCTAAGTTCCAGGAGGCAACAGAGGCAGATAAAAAGGTAAAACATGTGTAATTCAAGTTGacattaattatattattgtgttaTATGATTAATCTCAACTAGAGGTTAAAGGAATTAGAACtagttatatttatttatttttgtattgaTTGTAGTTGTGTATAGAGTATAGttagttaaattttttttattcttaccCAGGTTGGTGAACTTGAGAAAGAGATATTGGAAGCTAAACAAAAGATTGAGTTCTACAGAAACAAGATGCAGGAAATTGTGAGttctcttctttctttttataacttttataaCTAAAGCGAGTAGATGATATGTTACTTGAGTCAGCAGTAGTATTCTACAACTAGTTCTAATGCACAGTTGATGTTAGAAGTTCATATCCAGTAAATTTTGTGTTTAAATTCTAGACCAATGTTTTATTTCCAACATTTTACTTTGAATTGATAGTAAAActaatgtttttaaataatttattacaATCACTGGCTCAGTAGCTCTAAATGCTTTTCTTTCAATCTCAGGTTTTGTACAAGAGCAGATGCGACTCTAGACTAAATGAGATCACAGAAAGGGTTTCCAGTGATAAAAAAGAGGTATGCATTTTTAATAAAACACACGTATTCTCATATAATTTCTGTTTTCTAAATTAGTATGAGCAACTTGTGTTGTAGGTTGAATCACTATCAAAGAAATATGAAGACAAATACAAGCAGTCTGGAGATGTAGCTTCTAAGTTGAGCATTGAGGAGGCCACTTTTCGTGATATCCAGGTTcactaataataatataatatacttttaattgtttaataaaaagtagCTAATTTTTAATCTTATAAGAAAGTTCATTTCTCCAAAATTATATCTGATATTTGAATAATCATAACAGGAAAAAAAGATGGAGCTTTACCGAGCAATTGTGAAGCTAGACCAGGATGGAAAACCTGAAGAAATTCAGGTATTTTATATTCTGCCCCTAACTATAAATCCATTAAATGAGAGTGAGAGGCTTAAGGTTTCATAGTgagtggcattttggtaatttgagGGGCTTGTTTTTGTTTAAAATATATGTAGGCTCGTGCTGATCGCATTCAAGCGGATTTGGAGGAGCAAGTAAAAATGTTAAACGAGCGCTGTAAAATGTATGGATTACGTGGGAAACCTACATCACTGGTTGAGCTGCCATTCGGTAAATCCACCTTTTCTGTTTAATATTTATTCccaatttatataataaaaaaatgttaaatacaagaaatagcaacatacttgcatcctactttcattttaatttattataacACTGTATTTTTAAAATCTACATGAAgacaaaaaaaatacttttttcaTTGTGAATGTAATGTGTTTAGGTTGGCAACCTGGTTTCCAAGAAGGAGCTGCTGATTGGGATGAAAGCTGGGATAAATTTGAAGAGGAAGGTAAATAAAATAACAGCTACAAAATTAAGTTCAAATTGACCATAGTGCATTAAATTAATGGAAACTTGCAGGGTTTACATTTGTGAAAGAGCTAACACTGGATGTGGAAAATGTTATTGCACCTCCAAAGCCAAAATCCTTACCTGTCCAAAACAAATCTACTTTCCAATTCCAAGACAACAACACTTCATCTTCAGCTTTAGAGGCCAATGATAATAAACCCAAGAAATTGACAGTGTCTGTGGAAGAAAATAATAATGAGTCAAATgagcaaaaggaaaaggaaaaggaaaaggaaaagaaagACACCTCCTCACCCGAAACCCCAAAAAGCCCGCCTAAGATATTCCACGATGGAAAGACTACCAGTGAAGACGGTTCACCCCATGCTGTCAAAACCCACAGGTACttcaaatgcaagaaatagcaatgcactttcactttctttattttaatataatatttacttttttttttttttgttacttcTGCAGTGAAAATCTGGATACACAGTCGGTTGTTTCTAGTGAAAAAGGCTTTGATGAGCCAGGATCAGGATGGGGATTTGACACTCATTATGATTCAGATGCATCAGCAGCCTGGGATCTCAATGCTGCTACTACAAAACCTAATAAGGTAAAACATCTTCCTATTTGACTATTTTCTATGTCAGAGTCTTTTTCTACACATATTCCTTAAATTCTTTTTTAGCAGGATACGGATCAAGGGAGCAAATACGAAAATTCCTTCTTTGATTCCGATTCATGGGGCGGCCTAAACCCTATAAGAACCGAGATTCCAAAGAAGAGCACATTCACATTCGATTCCGTTCCAGGGACACCCGCGTACAGCTACGCCGGATCCCCACCCGCAGACAATTTATTCCAAAACCGGGCCCCGTTCTCGTCCTCCTTCCCCGATTCCGTCCCCGGAACCCCGGCTTACAGTTTCGCCGGTTCTCCTCG
This window encodes:
- the LOC111918999 gene encoding uncharacterized protein LOC111918999 is translated as MAGGVANTDQFESYFKRADLDQDGRVSGAEAVSFFQASGLPKSVLAQIWTIADQNRTGYLGRQEFFNYLKLVTVAQSKRDLTPDIVKAALYGPASSKIPAPQINLSALPAGPAPPQMGSTPIRAPSPQGYPPQQSQTMRPPQSTLPTTTFPSQHGGMMLAPSGSSLSAPPRPQGPGPTNLLQNPAPKPNGTNLSASGNGFVSSSAFGPPSQAKNNPVVTVSPPSIPVSGGTQLPNKPAQLLQGNVPHQNHQMQPSFRPNQQVPVQNSSSFSNQPSQPWPKMSQSSVQKYTKVFMEVDTDRDGKISGDQARNLFLSWKLPREILKQVWDLSDQDDDSMLSLKEFCIALYLMERFREGRPLPKVLPPTIFEGSTLPPSGQPQPQPPAATYGAPLWRPPPGVQQAHGMVGPRQVTGGAPRPPRPVPVPVTENDEDMQPRQRKPTVPILEKHLVDQLSTEEQKSLSSKFQEATEADKKVGELEKEILEAKQKIEFYRNKMQEIVLYKSRCDSRLNEITERVSSDKKEVESLSKKYEDKYKQSGDVASKLSIEEATFRDIQEKKMELYRAIVKLDQDGKPEEIQARADRIQADLEEQVKMLNERCKMYGLRGKPTSLVELPFGWQPGFQEGAADWDESWDKFEEEGFTFVKELTLDVENVIAPPKPKSLPVQNKSTFQFQDNNTSSSALEANDNKPKKLTVSVEENNNESNEQKEKEKEKEKKDTSSPETPKSPPKIFHDGKTTSEDGSPHAVKTHSENLDTQSVVSSEKGFDEPGSGWGFDTHYDSDASAAWDLNAATTKPNKDTDQGSKYENSFFDSDSWGGLNPIRTEIPKKSTFTFDSVPGTPAYSYAGSPPADNLFQNRAPFSSSFPDSVPGTPAYSFAGSPRSHSNFNSNQPFASVFADSVPSTPMYTNSPRRYSDGPEDNSFSNNFSRFDSFSSNAPHDLARDPFSRFDSFRSTAQDSEYDQGFNEQQTTLSRFDSMRSSADSDFGHSLFQTRESESFSRFDSMQSRNGNANGNESSDFGHGFPAFDDGDPFGSGDPFRSHHDPFKSETPRRDSVDGWKAF